Proteins encoded within one genomic window of Candidatus Brevundimonas colombiensis:
- a CDS encoding outer membrane beta-barrel protein, translating to MKLKLLASVAAAGLFAAGAASAEPNGWYGAIDAGYHMIDDINAESSTTGANWNYEVNNGWAAFARLGYRFNPNWRVELEGGYRSGDIGKVRAVSGTQGLCNLTPATGGCFSPEGDIESATLMANVIYDFGYEAWGIRPFVGLGAGVNRVNVDTVGALRANRLAAFAADDSSTKFAAQAIAGLAWAISDRANIDLTYRYLTGDASWDSTTAGTGVGATSFGTWDGDYDQSHTVTLGLRYSFGAEDAPPPPPPPPPPPPPPPPPPPPPPAPVAQTPVARQFVVYFDWDRSDLTAEARSVVTQAANYAKSGRPTRVLIVGYTDTSGSAAYNLGLSNRRSRTVADALVAQGVNGGVIALDGKGETNLAKPTADGVREPLNRRATIDINF from the coding sequence ATGAAGCTCAAACTTCTCGCCTCCGTCGCCGCGGCCGGACTGTTCGCAGCCGGCGCCGCATCGGCGGAACCCAATGGTTGGTACGGCGCCATCGACGCCGGTTACCACATGATCGACGACATCAACGCCGAGTCGTCGACGACCGGCGCCAACTGGAACTATGAAGTGAACAACGGCTGGGCCGCCTTTGCGCGCCTGGGCTATCGCTTCAACCCCAACTGGCGCGTCGAGCTCGAAGGCGGCTACCGCTCGGGCGACATCGGCAAGGTCCGCGCCGTTTCCGGCACGCAAGGCCTGTGCAACCTGACCCCGGCGACGGGCGGTTGCTTCTCGCCGGAAGGCGACATCGAATCCGCCACCCTGATGGCCAACGTCATCTATGACTTCGGCTACGAAGCCTGGGGCATCCGTCCGTTCGTGGGTCTGGGCGCCGGTGTGAACCGCGTCAACGTCGACACCGTCGGCGCGCTGCGCGCCAACCGTCTGGCTGCGTTCGCCGCTGACGACAGCTCGACCAAGTTCGCCGCTCAGGCGATCGCCGGTCTGGCCTGGGCGATCAGCGACCGCGCCAACATCGACCTGACCTACCGCTATCTGACGGGCGACGCCTCGTGGGATTCGACCACGGCCGGCACCGGCGTGGGCGCCACGTCGTTCGGCACCTGGGATGGCGACTATGATCAGTCGCACACCGTGACCCTGGGTCTGCGCTACAGCTTCGGCGCTGAAGACGCGCCGCCGCCGCCGCCTCCCCCGCCCCCGCCCCCGCCGCCGCCGCCGCCGCCTCCGCCGCCTCCGCCGGCTCCGGTCGCTCAGACCCCGGTCGCTCGCCAGTTCGTGGTCTACTTCGACTGGGATCGCTCGGACCTGACGGCGGAAGCCCGTTCGGTGGTGACGCAGGCCGCCAACTACGCCAAGTCGGGTCGTCCGACGCGCGTCCTGATCGTCGGCTACACCGACACCTCGGGTTCGGCCGCCTATAACCTGGGTCTGTCCAACCGTCGTTCGCGCACCGTCGCGGACGCCCTGGTGGCTCAAGGCGTCAACGGCGGCGTGATCGCCCTGGACGGCAAGGGCGAGACCAACCTGGCCAAGCCCACCGCCGACGGCGTGCGTGAACCGCTCAACCGCCGCGCGACCATCGACATCAACTTCTAA